In Myxococcus stipitatus, the following are encoded in one genomic region:
- a CDS encoding class I SAM-dependent methyltransferase, whose amino-acid sequence MRAESHWSESRHDTVAAYYEEKTERILRRYGPGPRVHFHVGLVDDVPPPGGPEARVRERVHASQEVLLAELAHAMGPLPEESEVLDVGCGLGGGSLYWASKHQARVTAVTHVGLHVELVRTFAEIEGVGARVHPLHCDALAVPGRACFDAVVAVETCSYLPRAEWFRRVRGLLRPGGVVAIADCFLGRPELAGPFDRYWRTRIGTREEYLSAAHAAGLELEACDDVSGRAVGFWSLTLELLAHERFAPTGQAPARILARGESRREHLRLQQALLDGGLEYALLVLRREG is encoded by the coding sequence ATGAGGGCGGAGTCCCATTGGAGCGAGTCCCGCCACGACACGGTGGCCGCCTACTACGAGGAGAAGACGGAGCGCATCCTGCGCCGCTACGGGCCGGGCCCTCGCGTCCACTTCCACGTGGGGCTGGTGGACGACGTGCCTCCGCCGGGAGGGCCCGAGGCACGCGTGCGCGAGCGTGTCCACGCCTCGCAGGAGGTCCTGCTGGCGGAACTGGCCCACGCGATGGGGCCGCTCCCCGAGGAGAGCGAGGTGCTCGACGTGGGCTGCGGCCTGGGGGGTGGCTCTCTGTACTGGGCCTCCAAGCACCAGGCGCGGGTGACGGCGGTGACCCACGTGGGCCTGCACGTGGAGCTGGTGCGCACGTTCGCGGAAATCGAAGGCGTGGGCGCGCGCGTGCATCCCTTGCACTGCGACGCGCTGGCGGTGCCGGGGCGGGCGTGCTTCGACGCGGTGGTGGCGGTGGAGACGTGCAGCTACCTGCCTCGCGCGGAGTGGTTCCGCCGGGTGCGGGGGCTGCTGCGCCCCGGAGGCGTGGTGGCCATCGCGGACTGTTTCCTGGGGAGGCCGGAGCTCGCGGGGCCGTTCGACCGCTACTGGCGCACGCGCATCGGCACGCGGGAGGAGTACCTGTCCGCCGCGCACGCCGCGGGGTTGGAGCTGGAGGCGTGTGACGACGTGTCCGGGCGCGCGGTGGGCTTCTGGTCGCTCACGCTGGAGCTGCTCGCGCATGAGCGCTTCGCGCCCACGGGCCAGGCCCCCGCGAGAATCCTGGCCCGCGGCGAGTCGCGCCGAGAGCACCTGCGGCTCCAGCAGGCGTTGTTGGATGGAGGACTGGAGTACGCGCTGCTCGTGCTGCGCCGCGAAGGCTGA